A window of Gouania willdenowi chromosome 12, fGouWil2.1, whole genome shotgun sequence contains these coding sequences:
- the LOC114472804 gene encoding gastrula zinc finger protein XlCGF26.1-like isoform X1, producing MKMSLHHNTSKQLDSQSFPNTNEMETFKMAAFMPTIHLHRLQLQQPSVTDCVFSEKKNVEQLLPERLHIKEEPEMLSEGQEENQLCVQQETNSAACPVKCEDEEEKLQASQLHWRQLSEMNIKEEPSTWSLNELIKRQTVGIHSKEPEAAQNPDPNSLILQGPDGTETESSQTEGSSEEDDDDHDDDEDSWQKPLSEIESETEADCDSTMKNRKTSDSSKNAEMGCKASKTQISSFQQICSKKKVQVKMTSECVGGEKASLTGEKPFKCDVCSKCFIRKYHLQSHMRIHSGEKSFKCDVCCKCFTHKLTLKNHMRIHTGEKPFKCDVCGKCFIQKPHLESHRRIHTGEKLFKCDLCCKCFTRKDSLQSHMRIHTREKPFKCDVCCKCFPYKLTLKKHMRIHTGEKPFKCDICSKCFIQKPHLKSHMRIHTGEKLFKCDVCSKCFTRKDSLQLHMIIHTGEKPFKCDVCSKCFTRKDSLQSHVIIHTGEKPFKCDVCCKCFTYRLTLKSHRRIHTGENLLKCDVCSKCFSRKDSLQSHMRIHTGEKLFKCDVCRKCFTRKDFLQSHMRIHTGEKPFKCDVCSKCFTHKLTLKKHMRIHTGEKPFECDV from the exons ATGAAAATGAGTCTCCACCATAATACCAGTAAACAATTAG ATTCCCAATCTTTtccaaatacaaatgaaatggaaacatttaAGATGGCTGCCTTCATGCCCACAATCCACCTGCACAGATTACAGCTCCAGCAACCATCAGTCACTGACTGTGTTttcagtgagaagaagaatgtggagcagctgctcccagagcgtctccacataaaggaggaaccagagatgctcagtgaaggtcaggaggaaaaccagctttgtgtgcagcaggagacaaacagtgctgcttgtcctgttaaatgtgaagatgaagaggagaagcttcaggcctcccagctacactggagacaactaTCAGAAATGAACATAaaggaggaaccttcaacctggagtttgaatgaattaataaaaagacAAACTGTGGGAATTCACAGCAAAGAACCAGAAGCAGCTCAGAACCCAGATCCAAACAGTTTAATACtacaaggtcctgatggaacgGAAACAGAATCGTCTCAGACTGAGGGTAGTAgtgaggaggatgatgatgatcatgatgatgatgaagacagTTGGCAGAAACCTCTGTCAGAGATTGAATCTGAAACTGAAGCTGACTGTGATTCCACCATGAAAAATAGAAAGACGTCTGACTCAAGTAAAAATGCTGAAATGGGATGTAAAGCTTCCAAAACACAGATTagttcatttcaacagatttgttcAAAGAAGAAGGTTCAGGTAAAAATGACATCTGAATGTGTGGGTGGTGAGAAAGCATCACTcactggagagaaaccatttaaatgtgatgtttgtagtaaatgttttattcgaAAGTATCACttgcagtcacacatgagaatccactcAGGTGAGAAATCATTTAAATGCGAtgtttgttgtaaatgttttacccaTAAGCTCACCCTTAAGAatcacatgagaatccacacaggagagaaaccatttaaatgtgacgtttgtggtaaatgttttattcaaaagccTCACCTTGAGTCACACaggagaatccacacaggagagaaactatttaaatgtgatctttgttgtaaatgttttacccgTAAGGATTCCttgcagtcacacatgagaattcacacacgtgagaaaccatttaaatgtgatgtttgttgtaAGTGTTTTCCCTATAAGCTCACCCTTAagaaacacatgagaatccacacaggtgAGAAACCGTTCAAATGTGatatttgtagtaaatgttttattcaaaagccTCATCTAaagtcacacatgagaatccacacaggagagaaactatttaaatgtgatgtttgcagtaaatgttttacccgtAAGGATTCTTTGCAGTTACACATGATAATTCACACAGgtgagaaaccatttaaatgtgatgtttgtagtaaatgttttacccgtAAGGATTCTTTGCAGTCACACGTGATAATTCACACAGgtgagaaaccatttaaatgcgatgtttgttgtaaatgttttacctATAGGCTCACCCTTAAGTCACACaggagaatccacacaggagagaatctattgaaatgtgatgtttgtagtaaatgtttttctcGTAAGGATTCCttgcagtcacacatgagaatccacacaggagagaaactaTTTAAATGTGACGTTTGTCGTAAATGTTTTACCCGTAAGGATTTTttgcagtcacacatgagaattcacacaggtgagaaaccatttaaatgtgacgtttgtagtaaatgttttacccaTAAGCTCACCCTTAagaaacacatgagaatccacacaggagagaaaccatttgaATGTGATGTTTGA
- the LOC114472804 gene encoding gastrula zinc finger protein XlCGF26.1-like isoform X3, whose amino-acid sequence MKMSLHHNTSKQLDSQSFPNTNEMETFKMAAFMPTIHLHRLQLQQPSVTDCVFSEKKNVEQLLPERLHIKEEPEMLSEGQEENQLCVQQETNSAACPVKCEDEEEKLQASQLHWRQLSEMNIKEEPSTWSLNELIKRQTVGIHSKEPEAAQNPDPNSLILQGPDGTETESSQTEGSSEEDDDDHDDDEDSWQKPLSEIESETEADCDSTMKNRKTSDSSKNAEMGCKASKTQISSFQQICSKKKVQVKMTSECVGGEKASLTGEKPFKCDVCSKCFIRKYHLQSHMRIHSGEKSFKCDVCCKCFTHKLTLKNHMRIHTGEKPFKCDVCGKCFIQKPHLESHRRIHTGEKLFKCDLCCKCFTRKDSLQSHMRIHTREKPFKCDVCCKCFPYKLTLKKHMRIHTGEKPFKCDICSKCFIQKPHLKSHMRIHTGEKLFKCDVCSKCFTRKDSLQLHMIIHTGEKPFKCDVCSKCFTRKDSLQSHVIIHTGEKPFKCDVCCKCFTYRLTLKSHRRIHTGENLLKCDVCSKCFSRKDSLQSHMRIHTGEKPFKCDVCSKCFTHKLTLKKHMRIHTGEKPFECDV is encoded by the exons ATGAAAATGAGTCTCCACCATAATACCAGTAAACAATTAG ATTCCCAATCTTTtccaaatacaaatgaaatggaaacatttaAGATGGCTGCCTTCATGCCCACAATCCACCTGCACAGATTACAGCTCCAGCAACCATCAGTCACTGACTGTGTTttcagtgagaagaagaatgtggagcagctgctcccagagcgtctccacataaaggaggaaccagagatgctcagtgaaggtcaggaggaaaaccagctttgtgtgcagcaggagacaaacagtgctgcttgtcctgttaaatgtgaagatgaagaggagaagcttcaggcctcccagctacactggagacaactaTCAGAAATGAACATAaaggaggaaccttcaacctggagtttgaatgaattaataaaaagacAAACTGTGGGAATTCACAGCAAAGAACCAGAAGCAGCTCAGAACCCAGATCCAAACAGTTTAATACtacaaggtcctgatggaacgGAAACAGAATCGTCTCAGACTGAGGGTAGTAgtgaggaggatgatgatgatcatgatgatgatgaagacagTTGGCAGAAACCTCTGTCAGAGATTGAATCTGAAACTGAAGCTGACTGTGATTCCACCATGAAAAATAGAAAGACGTCTGACTCAAGTAAAAATGCTGAAATGGGATGTAAAGCTTCCAAAACACAGATTagttcatttcaacagatttgttcAAAGAAGAAGGTTCAGGTAAAAATGACATCTGAATGTGTGGGTGGTGAGAAAGCATCACTcactggagagaaaccatttaaatgtgatgtttgtagtaaatgttttattcgaAAGTATCACttgcagtcacacatgagaatccactcAGGTGAGAAATCATTTAAATGCGAtgtttgttgtaaatgttttacccaTAAGCTCACCCTTAAGAatcacatgagaatccacacaggagagaaaccatttaaatgtgacgtttgtggtaaatgttttattcaaaagccTCACCTTGAGTCACACaggagaatccacacaggagagaaactatttaaatgtgatctttgttgtaaatgttttacccgTAAGGATTCCttgcagtcacacatgagaattcacacacgtgagaaaccatttaaatgtgatgtttgttgtaAGTGTTTTCCCTATAAGCTCACCCTTAagaaacacatgagaatccacacaggtgAGAAACCGTTCAAATGTGatatttgtagtaaatgttttattcaaaagccTCATCTAaagtcacacatgagaatccacacaggagagaaactatttaaatgtgatgtttgcagtaaatgttttacccgtAAGGATTCTTTGCAGTTACACATGATAATTCACACAGgtgagaaaccatttaaatgtgatgtttgtagtaaatgttttacccgtAAGGATTCTTTGCAGTCACACGTGATAATTCACACAGgtgagaaaccatttaaatgcgatgtttgttgtaaatgttttacctATAGGCTCACCCTTAAGTCACACaggagaatccacacaggagagaatctattgaaatgtgatgtttgtagtaaatgtttttctcGTAAGGATTCCttgcagtcacacatgagaatccacacagga gagaaaccatttaaatgtgacgtttgtagtaaatgttttacccaTAAGCTCACCCTTAagaaacacatgagaatccacacaggagagaaaccatttgaATGTGATGTTTGA
- the LOC114472804 gene encoding gastrula zinc finger protein XlCGF26.1-like isoform X2: MKMSLHHNTSKQLDSQSFPNTNEMETFKMAAFMPTIHLHRLQLQQPSVTDCVFSEKKNVEQLLPERLHIKEEPEMLSEGQEENQLCVQQETNSAACPVKCEDEEEKLQASQLHWRQLSEMNIKEEPSTWSLNELIKRQTVGIHSKEPEAAQNPDPNSLILQGPDGTETESSQTEGSSEEDDDDHDDDEDSWQKPLSEIESETEADCDSTMKNRKTSDSSKNAEMGCKASKTQISSFQQICSKKKVQVKMTSECVGGEKASLTGEKPFKCDVCSKCFIRKYHLQSHMRIHSGEKSFKCDVCCKCFTHKLTLKNHMRIHTGEKPFKCDVCGKCFIQKPHLESHRRIHTGEKLFKCDLCCKCFTRKDSLQSHMRIHTREKPFKCDVCCKCFPYKLTLKKHMRIHTGEKPFKCDICSKCFIQKPHLKSHMRIHTGEKLFKCDVCSKCFTRKDSLQLHMIIHTGEKPFKCDVCSKCFTRKDSLQSHVIIHTGEKPFKCDVCCKCFTYRLTLKSHRRIHTGENLLKCDVCSKCFSRKDSLQSHMRIHTGEKLFKCDVCRKCFTRKDFLQSHMRIHTGEKPFKCDVCSKCFTHKLTLKKHMRIHTGEKPFECDV, translated from the coding sequence ATTCCCAATCTTTtccaaatacaaatgaaatggaaacatttaAGATGGCTGCCTTCATGCCCACAATCCACCTGCACAGATTACAGCTCCAGCAACCATCAGTCACTGACTGTGTTttcagtgagaagaagaatgtggagcagctgctcccagagcgtctccacataaaggaggaaccagagatgctcagtgaaggtcaggaggaaaaccagctttgtgtgcagcaggagacaaacagtgctgcttgtcctgttaaatgtgaagatgaagaggagaagcttcaggcctcccagctacactggagacaactaTCAGAAATGAACATAaaggaggaaccttcaacctggagtttgaatgaattaataaaaagacAAACTGTGGGAATTCACAGCAAAGAACCAGAAGCAGCTCAGAACCCAGATCCAAACAGTTTAATACtacaaggtcctgatggaacgGAAACAGAATCGTCTCAGACTGAGGGTAGTAgtgaggaggatgatgatgatcatgatgatgatgaagacagTTGGCAGAAACCTCTGTCAGAGATTGAATCTGAAACTGAAGCTGACTGTGATTCCACCATGAAAAATAGAAAGACGTCTGACTCAAGTAAAAATGCTGAAATGGGATGTAAAGCTTCCAAAACACAGATTagttcatttcaacagatttgttcAAAGAAGAAGGTTCAGGTAAAAATGACATCTGAATGTGTGGGTGGTGAGAAAGCATCACTcactggagagaaaccatttaaatgtgatgtttgtagtaaatgttttattcgaAAGTATCACttgcagtcacacatgagaatccactcAGGTGAGAAATCATTTAAATGCGAtgtttgttgtaaatgttttacccaTAAGCTCACCCTTAAGAatcacatgagaatccacacaggagagaaaccatttaaatgtgacgtttgtggtaaatgttttattcaaaagccTCACCTTGAGTCACACaggagaatccacacaggagagaaactatttaaatgtgatctttgttgtaaatgttttacccgTAAGGATTCCttgcagtcacacatgagaattcacacacgtgagaaaccatttaaatgtgatgtttgttgtaAGTGTTTTCCCTATAAGCTCACCCTTAagaaacacatgagaatccacacaggtgAGAAACCGTTCAAATGTGatatttgtagtaaatgttttattcaaaagccTCATCTAaagtcacacatgagaatccacacaggagagaaactatttaaatgtgatgtttgcagtaaatgttttacccgtAAGGATTCTTTGCAGTTACACATGATAATTCACACAGgtgagaaaccatttaaatgtgatgtttgtagtaaatgttttacccgtAAGGATTCTTTGCAGTCACACGTGATAATTCACACAGgtgagaaaccatttaaatgcgatgtttgttgtaaatgttttacctATAGGCTCACCCTTAAGTCACACaggagaatccacacaggagagaatctattgaaatgtgatgtttgtagtaaatgtttttctcGTAAGGATTCCttgcagtcacacatgagaatccacacaggagagaaactaTTTAAATGTGACGTTTGTCGTAAATGTTTTACCCGTAAGGATTTTttgcagtcacacatgagaattcacacaggtgagaaaccatttaaatgtgacgtttgtagtaaatgttttacccaTAAGCTCACCCTTAagaaacacatgagaatccacacaggagagaaaccatttgaATGTGATGTTTGA